The DNA region AGCAGCGCTAATATACGGGCCATTTAAGCCTGCGATTTCCCTTCGCCGTTGGAAGCTAATTCTGCTTGCCCCGTCCATCGAGCCACTAGAATGGATCTGAATGAGCATTAGCCTGACCGTCCCTTAAATACACAGACTGTCATCCCACATTCAATCTGTGCTGCTACAGTGACAGCAGACAGAAAGCGCTGGGACATTAATTTGCATCCTCTTTCCAAATACCTGATTGGCCACAAGTGAACAGCGTCAGGTTGTCAATGGATGCTCaggattcatttttttttctgggggggggggggggggggggggggggcagtaccaTATCTCAACACTCACGCTTTCATGTAGTCCTTGATGTATGCCTTGTATGTGTCTTTAGTGAAGGAGGTCTCCTGCAGCTTGTGGTTGAGGACTATGTCCACACCACTGACTGTGCTTGAGTCACAGCCTTCATCTGCAGCCTCTGCGGATGCGTTGCCACCAATCAGGGCATCATCGATATCCTCTGTTCTACAGACCATCTGCAGAAACGACATAATGTAAACCGCTGCCACCTGTGGCACACCTGGAAAGACAGATCTCTAAAACACAACTATtgtccaaaaagaaaaaaaaaaaaaagtcaattatGGCATCAGAACCTTGGTAAACCCATACTGCAACTGCGTGTGACTGTGTGAACATGCCAGTGCACATAGAGCAGATGAGACCGGCAGGGCAAACAGACAACTGGTAAGCTCATAGGAACACGATGACTACAACAGGAACGACCACAACATAGAACACACTTACCTTTCCCTCGACTTCGTATAAGATTCCATTAGGAGACTCTTTAATTTTGTAAATGTCGGAGAACATTTCATCTCCTGCAAGACAGAAGTGCAACGCAGGGCGGTAACTATATAGAAAAGTTGTCGCAATAGCAAGACCGGCTCCGCGCCCGGCGGCGCATGCGCAGCTCGCCGAAAAACGGCCGCTCGTGTTTCCCTGGACAGGAACGCCGCCAAAGTTACCCAGCGCTTCTACGAAAAGTTTTAAAGCCCCGGACACTGTGGTACCAACTACCCGTACCGTGCTTACGATTATTGAAAAACACAACTTATTCACCTAACATGTTAGCTAAAAACATGCCGCGCAGCTGGATACAATGTGatatccagatacatccctGTGACAAACCCAGCCGGCGAGTTTACAAACAGCGTTAGCTAAAAGCTATCGCTTACTTGGCCaataaacattttaagtaaAATTGCTGCTATGAAAACACACATTCTGTCATACACAGTGTGATTTTAACCAGTACGTCATTTTACAAAAGAAAAATCAGGCAACGACAACAATTTTCGAGACATTCGGGTAACGGGCATAAGGCCTTCGGTAGCACAACCAGGCCTCGAAACAGCAGCAGTAAATAACAGCTTCGCCAACAGCAGATGTTAAAAATAACCCCCGGACCGCAACCATCCGGGCGGCGCGGTGAGAGTAAAAATCGCACGTACCCGTGATGATGTCCTTGTAGATGATCATTTTGTCGGATTGTGCTGAGGAGTTTGCGCTAAGATGGCTCCCGTCTCCCCCTTACGGCTCGCTCCGTTGAAAAGGACAGACTGGGCCCTTAACTCAGCTTAGATACCGGCAACGCACTGACGTCAGCCCAGCTAGCGCGATTGCGCCATCTAATGGATGCCGAGAGATCGCTCTACgtagtattttaaaaataatatcatGAGCTTTTACTTTTCATAAGTACTGGAAGGTCATGAATGAGGACATAGTAAATTATTCCTATATTAGGTGGCACCGTatctcagtgggtaacacaggcagaggtggaaatttcaggtccagaaagtaaaaattatGACACTGCAATGCATGGGAGTGAACAATCACAATTAGCCAGTACAGCCCCTGGAtccccttaaatgggtggagacctcagcctcccccccccccaaaaaaaaaaaaaaaaaactcaacccaaagttatgcccttgtTGTAATGTTTGGCTGATGAAGAAAAACAGATGGATGATTGGGTCACACCTGTGCTTCTCTGGGGCTTTCGGGACACTTATTGCTTATTCTGGAAATTAAATTTCAATTTTCTTAAACTGGGGTACTGTTTCTTTTGCCGATTGATAAATTGTCGCGAACCGTTACAGCCAGACTGTTATTATGACTTGATGGCCAGTAGATGGCAGTGTAGCCCAGCATTAAGCAAGGTTGTCAGCATCTTTTAATCCACTTCACAACTTGTccatctgctttttgcagatgctcTCTTTAGGGTTATTTCTATAATTTTGTTGGGGCTGTTGCCGGCTTGAATCTAGGCCTCCATCTTACtcagctcacacacacaattcTGCAGTCAATACGATCAAACCACACATGAACAGCTGCGTTTATAGCTATAAttgatttaatatttatttaacgGTAGTCCAGTGGGTAGCACTTATGTATTTTCCTTCCGTAGACCAAAAGTATGCAGTCAGTTGACTCTGAATTTCTGTGTGCGCTTGGATATATTTGtatgtccaaagtgacatactcAGATATCCCACCTCTACGCGAAGTTCCGGGAATCTCCCGCAAACAGACGGCGGCTCCCTGACGCCCGTAAATGATGTGCAATGTCCCGGGAATCTGTCATTCTGCGTGAGTAAAATTAACCTATTGGAGTTTTACCGCTGTAACCTCGCCTCAAGTTTTACCACCACTCTATACCAAATtttaccgcccccccccccatccactccAGTTGGGAAAATATATACGGTATAACCGTGATACCAAGCATTTTACTTTTTACCACCAATAACAGACGCCCTGCAATGGACAGAAATACATGCTCAAATtgacaaatatattttttattgatcGCTGATTTTCAAGCATAGTATGTGATTTTTGTTTATGTGATTGGATAGAACCTTTTCTTTTAATACGATGAATGTTTGTTTACCTCGATTCCTGGGCTACAAACCACCATCTTTTCATTAGTGCAGCTCATCCAGACTGGGTATCTCAGTCACAGCACTGCCTCATACTAGCCGATAACACTGGTTGGAAAGGAAAGGTGGGTTTGTGTTAAATAGATATTTGTTTATCTCTAACCTTACCCTGTCTGCTGGAACAGATGAGCTTGTTGGCTTTTGAAAATGGCTGATGCAGAGCACATGTAGAAACGTCAACTTGAAAATCAAGTGTTTTAATGGAAATACGCTTTAAAGTTCTTAAGACGAATTCTATACAGGATTGAGTTTTGGAAGGCATTAAATCAAGTAGTAATAAGACGTTGAGTAGTATTAATGGtattaatatttaaattaaatttaatttccGTATGAATAGTTTATGATGTGGCTTTATGGGCCCGGAGGTTTTTTGAtggttttaatttaattattcttTGAGATATAAATTTTATAATTAAATGACCAAAGAATACGATTTATACATGGCAAAAGCATTAATCTCGCAAATTTGATCATTATTCATGATTAAATTACTTTCCACATCTAGTTAGAATCTAGTTAATTGCCGATAGCTCCATGTACTTACAATTTAGCTATTTAATTGAAGTAATTAGAAGCACTTATTTTTATCTGGTCTtcatttgtgtgtttgtttgtttggaaaGTAATATTTACTCAGAGAGTAGCCTCATGTGTGTCTGTCACTTTCTGTATTGCAACCATGATAGGCAATATTCACACTTCTCGCTAGATTAACATGTCCTTTGTCCTGTGAGTGCTGGTTCTGGATCTCATCAGGTAATACAGCTGTGGAATTAATTTAGAGACCACAGCaacatttttagtttcactTATTTCTCAGTTTACGGGAATGTGTCTTTGTAAAATATACTCCACCTCTTTTCTGCCTCTCATTGATGAAGATCTTCCTttatttatgggtttttaatggCTTCTAAGAGTCCTCGCAGTCCTAACTGGCCTAGcaatgcacttcacaccacttaatgtttccaaTTCTTTTGGAAAGTCTCTGGCATTATAAAGCCCCTTCTGCCCTCTTCCTGCCTGGTCTCTGgtcattgccagtgtctcctgcttcaccttttttgtgtcctgctgtcttaaaaactttgagcctggaagaaGCTCAACACTGTACAtactgtagccttctgccaacaGAACTAGGATTATACCAGGATATAAGaatgcagattttaaaaatatatacatagaaTGGTCTCTGAATCTTTTCCTGTGCTGTATCTTGTGCTTTTTATGCGAGGTTGCACTTGTATACATGGACACTTGTATACTGTATACATGGACACTTGTATATATGGACACTTGTATATATGGACACTTGTATACTGTATACATGGACACTTCTATACTGTATACATGGATACTTGTATACATGGACACTTGTATATATGGACACTTGTATACTGTATACATGGACACTTGTATATATGGACACTTGTATACTGTATACATGGACACTTGTATATATGGACACTTGTATACTGTATACATGGACACTTGTATACATGGACACTTGTATATATGGACACTTGTATACAAGGACACTTGTATATATGGACACTTGTATACATGGACACTTGTATACATGGACACTTGTATACATGGATACTTGTATACATGGACACTTGTATACTGTATACATGGACACTTGTATACATGGATACTTGTATACTGTATACATGGATTTTGGTTTGTTTTCAAATAGAAATACTTAACCCCTTCCATTCAGTTAGAAAGATACATGGAAGCATCTAAAGAGTCAGTTTTATATTTGTAATAATTTAAATGATGTACGAGTGTATGTAGTAGCATGCTCATTTCACTATACTTGAAAAATGTAAGCATAAAATGTTCATTAAAATATGTATGGAGTTTCATAAGGGAAGTAATGACGCTGTTCTCCATTGTTTAATCTGTCTCCTGTGCCCCAGATCTGTGTTGTTTTTGGTGCACAGCCTTGTAGCTGCCGGCATGTGGCCCAGCTGGCCTTACATACATTGCATATTATAcatatctatccatctgtcttcCATACGGCTGATCTAGTAGAGGGAGCCTTTCCAAGGCTGGATAGAACACAACACAAGGCAGTAGCGCACCTTAAACAGGATGCAAcatcatcacaggacacacatgcataccatGCACAACACTGTGGATGCCAGTCTAGCTTATTGCATGGTTTCAGTATGGGGAGGGGGAATTGGAGTATTAGTATTAAGATGTATTTGATTGATCCAAGTGAGAAATTTTGATGCATACAGTGGCAAGAACATGCACAGACTAACATACGTATGGTGCTTAGCAGGCAAGGTGCAAAGACTGGAACCAGCTCGGCACAcactgtagccttctgccagcagaactaggattaaaccaggatgtaAGAAtgcagattattttttttaatatagagtggtctcagaattttttccagagctgtagctTTTGATTCCCAACTGGGTTGAAGTTGTACTGTTATCCAGTGAGTCCCAGTGCTGTCTATTGACCTGCAATATTATCTGACAATTAAGGCTGAACCAGGTTGGAGGAGACTAGCTTGGATGAGATATAATGGAGCATATTAGCTTTTGTCAGAATATCAGGCTTATTTCTAAAATTCACTTTCACCGTGTGTTTATTTAAAAGTAATAAATTGTCAGTGTACACGATGTATTGTGTCAGGAATGGAAAACAGGCTGGGGACAGTGTGGGATTGTCACTCAGTCTGGGCGTCATTAGCAGTGTAACTCAGATGATGCTCAATCATCTTAGGAAGAATGCAGCTGTTCATCTTCAGGCCCTCTTACAATTATCACCTTGGTGCTGGGGCCTGATGTCGTCTCTCTTCCTACTTTTATTTATATGAGGTTTTCTATCAGTCCGTCTACTGTGAGAAATCCTGCGTTTGTTTTGATTGGCATGGTGGAGCAGTGCTTAGCCCTGTCGCCTCATGCCTCGGGGACCTGGGTTAGAGTCTCTGGctgggtggagtttgcatgttctccctgtgtcatcgtggggtttcctctgggtacttgggtttccccccacagtccgaaagcatgctgaggctaattggagttaccaaaatggcctgctggtgtgtgtgtgagtgtgccctgtgatgggttggtgctccatcctgggttgtgcccatagcctctggaccccatgtgaccctgaataggacaaatggTTATGGAGTATGGATGCCTTCATTTCCGGAGCATTGCTAGTGTTCTTATAGTATTTCTATAAATAATTTATACTTCTAACCATTTAGCCCggtcatgggggtggggggattatCCCACGCAGTgtaggacacaaggctggggtgcacACTGcatgggatgctagtccattgcagggcatttACACTTGCATGCAATATAAATCTCTGCAGACAATTTAGAGATACCAGTTAGCTAAATgatatgtctttggactgtgggaggaagatGAAGTACCTGGGGGATGTTTGCATTTATATGTGCATTAAATAAGCTAGAAGCTAATGACAGTAGCAATGCATGTGGGAGGGCTTGGATGTTACTGTAACACCCACATGCCCCATTTTCACCTGAATAAGGTTATGAGCTGAATCTGAAATAAAGTTTACAGAATCATTCACGCCACCTCTGTGTGTGGTCTGAATGAAATTCCTTTTTGCATATTGCAGAAAGGTCTCACTGGAGTAATTGTGAAGATGACAGCCAagcataaagttaaataaagagctaggAGCAGGGCATAATTTGCTATGGCAATATCATGAGTATGAAATAATGAGTCCCTGAACAGGAATGAAATTGTTAAGTATAAGTCTGTTGATGGCACCCTCTAGTGGTTGATATGAAATTGCAGGATGAGAGAGAGATTTTGGAGTAGTTTTGGTAAATGAGAGATTTCCCACACTGAAATGAAGGCCGTGATTCATGCCTGTATTCAGCAATGAGTAAATGAGGAAGAGACAGTAGAGAAATGTTCATGGAAGAGAAATGTCTGTAGTTCAGATTGGAAGGAAGAGAAGGAAGAGCAGTCACGGGGAGATTGTGGGAGAGAGCTCCATGGTTTGGGGGCCATGGCGATGAAGGACCTGTCACTCATGATGGAAAGtctgggatgtgaaacagcgagGAGATTATTATTAGAGgatctgagagagagagagggtgagtGGTAAGAGTTCCCTGAGGTAGCGAGGAGCTTATCGGAGTTTGTCCCGTCTTGGCTGTGCACTTCAGTTGTATCACCTTGACACACACATTGGCATAGTGGACTTTTGTTACCTCGAGCTTCTGCTAGTGGTGTCCATTTAAtttgatatgtgtgtgtgaatgaatgagaAAAACTGTGGATGGCATCTGgaactgatggactggcactctTTATGGTAGCGGCTAATTGGACGATTACGGGTGAGATGATAACAATGGTTTGCCCCAGCCTAGCTGGGGCCTTGTAACACTGGCCTGGATGGGGGCTCTGTGGCATTGCTCCATGAGGCCCCACAGCGGCGCTCACTCTTCTAATTCCTGGCCAGTTGAGTCATGCAGCGCAATCAGGGCAGCCTTGGGCTGCAGGGCCTTTTTTGGGAATGTCatatgtgttggggggggggggtggcagtggatgtggtggtggtgggggggggggatgatgcTGTTTTAACTGAAAGCGGAGTTTGTGGGCTGTCTGCATGCTGCGGAATTTGGAGTTCACAGCCAAGGGTTCTGCTTGGGGTCAATATGCTTGGTCCCTGGCGCCCCAAGGGGACGGCAAGCCtgctgttgggggtgggggggtgcagggTGCCGATCTGACTCGCTTCACTCCATATTCAGCATCCAGCCCGCGGAGCACACAAAGTTAAATAAGGACTAGTACTCCTTTGCTGTGGTCCGTTATAAAGGTGCGTTTTCTTTGTGTCAGTCTACATATAGATGACCCTAATCTTAGCGCAGTTCTCCACATGTAACAATAATTGGGCCACACTCAAAGGACATACCTTGCTTGCCTCACTCAGAATGACCACTGAATTACTTTAACTGGACCTGATGTAAATCCAGGATGTGTTTTGGAGCCATAGATGCGTGCATATCGTTGGTGTCCGATGAAAAATGCCTACTTTTTGACGACTGTGACATTTACTACACACTCAGAAAAGGTAAaattttgtacctttgcttgtcactggggctgtaccctcaagggtctgttaTACCCtcagctgtaggtaattgtaggtacagccccagtgacaagcaaaggtacaaattttagCATTTATTTGACTAGTATTTATGTTTCTAATTAATATTTGTATTCATGAtggttgtcatgcccggctcgtccgctcctcgtgtgtgccacgccccctgattatccacgtgtgcttccctggtcgtacccagctgtgtctagttattttgatcagtcctgtttatttaagtccaagtcttgcatgtatcccttgtccgtcattgatgtttgtgaatGTCAGTGCTAGTCTCCGTCCTGCCCTTACCCTTCAATAAATCCCCGGTTTCCCTGATTCCacctgccttgcctgcttctGCCTGTTGCCTGCCCGAGCGATTACCCGCGTTCAGCGAAAACGTGACAATAGTCATTTGTAAGGAATACTTTATATTGctaattttaacaatttaacatTGATAGCTAGATATCTAGTTAATATCATTGTTAATTGTGAAGGTAAAGAGAGATTAGTTTATATTTTGCTGATGCTGACATATTGGTCTCGCTGATATCAATCCACATTTAAGTCCATTTAAGACATGAAACTGTTTTAACTGACAGTTGTGTAAAGAGAGGGTCCTATTTGCGACGCTAAGggtgttatttgttgttttgagGTATATATTGTGGAgcagtttttgagaaaatgtgttttttcatgCTCTCGAAATAACAGATATTTGGATATTGGTGGTTTTCGTTGGACAGCAACGATATATTCTAAATCTTTTGACataatttttacattatttatttttgcattattattactgctttTTATTCCTCCGTGAATTCCCCAGATCTTGTCCTACTTTTATATTGGTTAGTGCAGTGAGAGTAGCTAATGGATCTGTAGATGTGATTCTTCTTATCCGAATGATGCTAAAatcaaaatgaagaaaaaaagcatCTGAAGTGCCTAACAAGCCAGAAGTGGGCTTACGGTTTCACCCCGCTGCGTAATCTCTTTATTCATCTCcgttcatgccccccccccccttttggaaAATGCCTTCGTTTTTCCTGTTATTTGTATTACATCAAATAAACACTCCTTCGTGCCTCATTATTCTGAGAAGCACACCGAACGAATGTGCAGGCGGGCAGGAGAGCATCGAATTCAGTAACGTTGTTCTTGTGGCGGTGTGTGATAAATCTGATTAGGGAGGATTGGTTACAGACCAGCTCCATGGGCACCTAAACAGCCAAGGTCTAATCCCTGTAATCTTCGAATATTAGTCTATGTCATCGGAGAGGAAAACATTGCAGGTGTATCTTGCTGAAGGTGGGAACTTCGCATGATCCTTAGAgcaacacagaggcatctcatcTACCAATCCGAGGGGGGCACGAGGCTCCGTGATCGGAAAGGTTGCAAGTTCAAGCTTTGACTGAACAGTCACATGGCtgtaggcccttgagcaaggccctcaacCCTCAGCTCCAAGTGCACTGCATGGTTGTTGCATGTTTAAAACAGCCCTGGCATTGCTGTAGCCGAAGTGCTTCTCAATAAGCAACATaggaaatgaaataaaactaGAACGTAACAAATTAAAAACAGTGAAACGTAccataaaatacaattaaaaagaaaaacacaatttaaaagaAAATCCAGGAGcttaacaaaaacacaggcgTGTTGTCAAGGGCCACCAGCAGCCTTGCCATTGAAGGTCACCAAAGGCTATAGCATAAAAGTGAATTTTTTTGTCTGGTTTTATACTGTTCC from Brienomyrus brachyistius isolate T26 chromosome 1, BBRACH_0.4, whole genome shotgun sequence includes:
- the tpt1 gene encoding translationally-controlled tumor protein homolog, with translation MIIYKDIITGDEMFSDIYKIKESPNGILYEVEGKMVCRTEDIDDALIGGNASAEAADEGCDSSTVSGVDIVLNHKLQETSFTKDTYKAYIKDYMKALKAKLEETNPDRVKPFMAGVQEDIKKIMSNMKNFQFFTGESMNPEGMVGLLDFREDGVTPFMTFFKDGLEIEKC